A DNA window from Naumovozyma dairenensis CBS 421 chromosome 7, complete genome contains the following coding sequences:
- the INO4 gene encoding Ino4p (similar to Saccharomyces cerevisiae INO4 (YOL108C); ancestral locus Anc_3.75): MYPITGENSSFGFEILEDNVPSKQLKNRDQRTGMVTKQTERKKIRVRARKANKLTEDEVRINHVTSEKKRRENVRSIYDDLVKLVPDLEQNENRSELIIYLKTTYYLRWLYKKNNQLRTKLKEFKDDAYESEAYSQELVWEINQGEK, from the coding sequence ATGTATCCAATTACTGGTGAGAACTCTAGTTTTGGTTTTGAAATTCTCGAAGATAATGTTCCTTCAAAGCAGCTGAAGAATCGAGATCAACGAACTGGTATGGTAACTAAACAaacagaaagaaaaaaaataagagTACGCGCTAGGAAGGCGAATAAGCTAACAGAAGATGAGGTACGTATTAACCATGTTACTTCCGAGAAAAAGAGGCGAGAAAACGTTCGATCGATATATGACGACCTTGTAAAACTCGTACCAGATCTCGAACAGAATGAAAACAGATCCGAACTGATAATATACTTGAAGACAACATATTATCTCCGATGGCTctataagaaaaataatcaattgCGAACAAAGTTAAAGGAATTCAAAGATGATGCTTATGAAAGCGAAGCATATAGTCAAGAATTAGTATGGGAAATCAACCAAGGGGAGAAATGA
- the ALR1 gene encoding Mg(2+) transporter ALR1: protein MTTSIHSTDLSENLSPELSPTTSVAGSMVSMKTEDHNELYDHRQQADSLPIRKNPEVQQDNSSEKEPHPSFRNANTPSAIQKNRFPAMEYDTDHPLGHRQLRTTEILTSNARPSRLSYSIAHQKQLFAEDRNQNLNKETENKKQDVLHDQEKPNPVMSLPKTHSERDTFDHQKRKEQGRTRSRSRTNSDASDFPSIKPLTHLKETISNHTSTRRDLSDDNLPSQIPQPPKKKQTRASFDSDASQLSGDSQETEEDVCFPMPPQLHTRVNGIDFDELEEFAEHCNDLKKQYVTSLNTNQQSASSYFQNGGAMSTCTSTSSSSAALKYTPKVANISQEKTDNYNEALEEDEHKEEEENKEKLPSSYFGNTPGVSFGNNKIEADYSGNDIGVSDFAYGNETFNVPDRFSFFCSESEETTHSPDVASLVKSKQSFYDLFRGGEPTWWLDCSCPTDDEMRCFAKAFGIHPLTAEDIRMQETREKVELFKSYYFVCFHTFENDKESEDFLEPINVYIVVFRSGVLSFHFGPISHCANVRRRVRQLRDYVNVNSDWLCYALIDDITDSFAPVIQSLEYEADAIEDSVFMARDMDFARMLQKIGESRRKTMTLMRLLSGKADVIKMFAKRCQDEANGIGPALTSQINIANLQSGSEPNFTNHLPNSYNRLTTQPRGDIALYLGDIQDHLLTMYQNLLSYEKIFSRSHSNYLAQLQVESFNSNNKVTEMLGKVTMIGTMLVPLNVITGLFGMNVKVPGNDTEHLGWWFGILGVLVFLAVCGWFLASFWIKRIDPPTTLNEAAESGSKSIISNFLPKNEQSLNKSKDRQMRSQWNHPSNKSIASLPSKYSRYD, encoded by the coding sequence ATGACTACATCGATTCATTCTACAGACTTGTCAGAGAATTTGTCCCCAGAATTATCGCCAACAACCTCTGTGGCAGGATCTATGGTTTCTATGAAAACGGAAGACcataatgaattatatgatCATAGACAACAAGCAGACTCCTTACCCATCCGTAAGAACCCAGAAGTTCAACAGGATAATAGTTCTGAAAAGGAACCCCACCCGTCATTCCGCAATGCGAATACTCCATCGGCTATCCAAAAAAATCGTTTCCCAGCTATGGAATACGATACTGACCATCCTCTGGGGCACAGACAATTAAGGACGACTGAAATTCTTACCTCTAATGCGAGGCCATCCCGATTATCATACTCTATCGCTCAccaaaaacaattatttgCTGAAGATAGAAACCAGAACCTAAACAAAGAAacagaaaacaaaaagCAGGATGTACTTCACGATCAGGAGAAACCAAATCCAGTTATGTCGCTACCAAAAACTCATTCTGAAAGAGACACCTTCGATcatcaaaaaagaaaggaaCAAGGAAGAACAAGATCAAGATCAAGAACAAACTCCGACGCATCTGACTTTCCTTCAATTAAGCCTTTAACCCATCtcaaagaaacaatttcCAACCATACTTCGACAAGGAGAGATTTATCAGATGATAATCTCCCATCTCAAATACCACAGCCACCAAAGAAAAAGCAAACGAGGGCATCATTTGACAGTGATGCGTCTCAACTTTCCGGTGACTCCCAAGAAACAGAGGAAGATGTTTGTTTTCCAATGCCACCTCAATTGCATACCCGAGTTAATGGAATCGATTTTGATGAACTAGAAGAATTTGCGGAACATTGTAATGATCTTAAAAAACAATATGTAACTTCGCTGAACACGAATCAACAGTCTGCGTCATCATATTTCCAGAATGGAGGTGCGATGTCTACATGTACTTCTACCTCGTCTTCATCAGCTGCTCTGAAGTATACTCCCAAAGTAGCCAACATTTCACAGGAGAAGACTGATAATTATAACGAAGCTctagaagaagatgagCATAAAGAGgaggaagaaaacaaagaaaaactgCCATCAAGCTATTTTGGAAATACTCCTGGTGTATCCTTTGGGAACAACAAAATCGAAGCAGATTATTCAGGTAACGATATTGGAGTATCTGATTTCGCCTATGGCAATGAAACATTCAATGTTCCTGACaggttttcttttttctgtTCTGAGTCAGAGGAGACTACACACTCACCAGATGTTGCCTCCTTGGTGAAATCCAAACAATCATTTTATGATTTGTTTAGAGGGGGGGAACCAACATGGTGGTTAGATTGTAGCTGTCCCACAGACGACGAAATGCGTTGTTTTGCAAAGGCCTTTGGAATTCATCCGTTGACAGCCGAAGATATTAGAATGCAGGaaacaagagaaaaagtGGAACTGTTCAAATCGTATTATTTTGTGTGCTTCCATACGTTCGAAAATGACAAGGAATCAGAGGACTTTCTTGAACCAATtaatgtatatattgtCGTCTTCAGGTCAGGCGTCCTGTCTTTCCATTTCGGACCTATTTCACATTGTGCGAATGTTAGGAGACGTGTAAGACAACTACGGGATTATGTCAATGTTAATTCTGATTGGCTATGTTATGCACTCATTGATGATATCACTGATAGTTTTGCACCTGTTATCCAGTCCCTGGAGTACGAGGCAGATGCTATTGAAGACTCTGTCTTTATGGCAAGAGATATGGATTTTGCTAGAATGTTACAAAAGATCGGTGAAAGTAGACGTAAGACAATGACTTTAATGAGGTTACTTAGTGGGAAGGCAGATGTCATAAAAATGTTTGCCAAAAGATGTCAAGATGAAGCTAATGGGATTGGACCAGCATTGACCTCCCAAATTAATATAGCGAACTTGCAAAGTGGATCAGAGCCAAATTTTACCAACCACCTCCCAAATTCATATAATAGATTGACCACTCAACCGAGAGGTGACATTGCTTTATATTTAGGTGATATCCAGGATCATTTGCTTACAATGTATCAGAATCTACTATCATACGagaaaattttttcacGCTCACATTCCAATTACCTAGCACAGTTACAAGTAGAGTCCTTTAATTCTAATAACAAAGTTACCGAAATGCTAGGTAAAGTCACAATGATCGGTACAATGTTAGTTCCATTAAATGTGATAACAGGGTTGTTTGGTATGAACGTAAAAGTCCCTGGAAATGATACTGAACATCTTGGTTGGTGGTTTGGTATTTTAGGGGTCCTCGTATTCCTAGCAGTTTGCGGTTGGTTCTTAGCTTCGTTTTGGATTAAAAGGATTGATCCCCCTACGACGTTAAACGAAGCAGCTGAGAGTGGATCGAAGTCGATCATATCCAACTTTTTGCCCAAAAATGAGcaatctttaaataaatcCAAAGATAGGCAGATGAGGTCGCAATGGAATCACCCGTCGAATAAGTCCATAGCCAGTTTACCGAGTAAATACAGCCGCTATGATTGA
- the NDAI0G04090 gene encoding uncharacterized protein: MRQTTESTTQNNERQGNMVNFLKIVKTFKGEPDEYFTWKAAMQGNKELFEVSDRQFMAGLYNYFEGNAANWLKNTTFNSYEEFWLTLDTKYQSDKNNEIAINFRSLMSPPKKIRTYREYVNHFENRLAFLPADFKDSSWKLACFLFPLQLGLQDAIRSQNPQNVQEAIVIGENRSIMFKDSILDPRFCGLVSDVHGDNTKGNQHHNTPSIVCYICGRPGHKSNECRNSKNRQFGRHRYNQKSFRKSGPNTIPISDLSYKKLNRSPVVYINNLHVSPQGDHPSFSTENITLINELQNSITSHEHQALINELPHVTTKFSNKQKVQALLDTGASSNIIDPTWANRLNFITRKLTKPIHCKTGDGTMSEISHACKVKFIIDGEPFTLSALIAPFTLTSAIILGMPFINNHPNILRSALKTMVQPSELVPWRTIRNDITNKNNEVHLCWISTSDSSTEPPSEITKEFGDILVEKIPARDEHTKTIHHQITLKEGATPVFQRAYRMAEEERKALEDELKDLMKDNKISPSDSPFAAPVIYVKKKDGSRRLCVDYRRLNEITVKARYPIPLIDDLFDQLRGATIFSKLDLVSGYHQVPIAEGDRYKTAFITQRGQYQWNVMPFGLTNAPATFQRLMNHILREYIGKFCIVYLDDILIYSKTEEEHIKHITNIMQALREHHLFAKRSKCSFFLHQVGFLGHVINSTGIHSDPEKIVCIKNWSAPKDNKSCQRFLGLIGYYRRFIKDFSNIAKPLREYANDKSKKVKWNKEQEFAFEKLKRALLEAPVLKPFDHNLDVVVTTDASNTAIGGTLELFKDGRFYGVVAYMSKALHGHELNWPIREKEFFAIICCLEKWRHYLLGKKFKLYTDHQSLKYVLTERSFKLRLARWWEDMAEYSFEIDYIKGKTNHVDALSRINLMDTESTERTISRISLDPQYLTTLRKEYQKDPELLDIYSNLQKDTPLPRKFVTIIKHYSFKDGLLYYSAKIPFDSRLVIPKGTIRQTLIHLHHDSLLAGHPGSFRTYQNLVHDYYWPNMVSIIEQYTRTCPQCQRNKHSRILPPGIFQPLAVPYRPWSSIGIDFVSGMKEAHNFNCVLVVIDRLTKMARFIPTKKTIDASHCADLLINHIICHHGVPDEIVSDRDKLFTGKIWDRLKQRLRIHLKFTTSYNPASNGQTERTNDTMRKIVASYTNQHATDWPMYCSVAAFAYNNTYQSSIKTTPFFANYGFHPRLPGFTNPILDHSQNNEEQQTPSTSQSNLDYHLQALQNIMVSIQTNMADAQDRQSIHFNEHHRVTNFKVGDSVLVHKDAYNNKPFTKFHHLWYGPFKIIETLGDQTYRLNSQLGNRRTNTFHVRRLKLYNHRQDNAYNVPHTDYKNKLHLIERVVRIFRNSTCEVQWSNAETWDTSIIPLHIIFNSEYRHLLDPYYNPSTQEITVTSS, from the coding sequence atGCGTCAAACTACTGAATCTACTACTCAAAACAATGAGAGACAAGGCAATATggtaaattttttaaagattgtCAAAACATTTAAAGGCGAACCAGATGAATATTTCACTTGGAAAGCTGCTATGCAAGGTAACAAAGAATTGTTCGAAGTTTCAGACAGACAATTTATGGCTGGTCTTTACAATTATTTCGAAGGTAATGCAGCTAACTGGCTGAAGAACACAACCTTCAATTCGTATGAAGAATTCTGGCTTACGTTAGATACCAAGTATCAATCTGACAAGAACAATGAAATCGCCATTAACTTTCGTTCATTGATGTCACCACCAAAGAAGATCAGAACTTATAGGGAATACGTTaatcattttgaaaatagaTTAGCATTCCTTCCAGCCGACTTCAAGGATTCCTCATGGAAGTTAGCTTGTTTCTTATTCCCACTACAACTGGGATTACAAGATGCTATTCGTTCCCAGAACCCGCAAAACGTTCAAGAAGCCATCGTCATTGGAGAAAATAGATCCATTATGTTCAAGGATTCTATTTTAGACCCAAGATTTTGTGGTTTAGTTAGCGACGTCCATGGAGACAATACTAAAGGCAATCAACATCATAATACACCATCCATCGTTTGTTATATTTGTGGCCGTCCAGGCCATAAATCCAACGAATGTCGTAACTCCAAAAATAGACAATTTGGAAGACACCGTTACAATCAAAAATCTTTCAGAAAGTCAGGACCTAACACTATCCCTATCAGTGACCTAAGttacaaaaaattaaatagGTCACCTGTAGTATATATCAATAACTTACATGTTTCACCACAAGGTGACCATCCTTCTTTTTCTACAGAAAATATTACACTCATTAATGAGTTGCAAAATTCCATTACTTCCCATGAACATCAAGCACTAATTAACGAATTACCACACGTAACTACtaaattttcaaacaaacaaaaagtACAAGCCTTATTAGATACAGGCGCAAGCTCCAACATCATTGACCCTACATGGGCAAACAGACTCAATTTCATTACTAGGAAACTTACAAAACCAATACATTGTAAAACTGGAGATGGCACTATGTCAGAAATTAGTCATGCTTGCAAagttaaatttattattgatggtGAACCTTTCACTCTTTCGGCTCTGATCGCACCATTCACACTAACATCCGCTATTATTTTAGGAATGCCATTCATCAACAATCACCCCAACATACTACGCTCAGCATTAAAGACAATGGTACAACCATCAGAATTAGTACCATGGAGAACCATTAGAAACGATATTACGAACAAGAATAATGAAGTGCATTTATGTTGGATATCCACCAGCGATTCGAGTACAGAACCACCATcagaaattacaaaagagTTCGGAGATATCTTAGTTGAAAAGATTCCAGCTCGCGACGAACATACCAAGACAATTCACCATCAAATCACACTCAAAGAGGGTGCTACACCAGTATTTCAACGTGCATACAGGATGGCTGAAGAAGAACGCAAAGCTTTAGAAGACGAATTAAAAGACTTAATGAAAGACAACAAGATTAGCCCTAGCGACTCACCTTTTGCAGCACCTGTTATATACGTTAAGAAGAAAGACGGATCAAGAAGACTTTGTGTCGATTATAGAAGGCTTAATGAAATTACTGTGAAAGCCAGGTATCCTATACCATTGATTGATGATTTGTTTGACCAACTCAGAGGTGCCACAATTTTTAGTAAACTAGACTTAGTCAGTGGTTACCATCAAGTACCGATTGCGGAAGGAGACCGTTACAAGACCGCTTTTATTACTCAAAGAGGACAATACCAATGGAATGTCATGCCTTTTGGTTTAACTAATGCTCCTGCTACATTCCAAAGATTGATGAATCATATTTTGAGAGAGTATATTGGAAAGTTCTGTATTGTATACCTAGATGACATTTTAATTTACTCTAAAACTGAGGAAGAACATATTAAACACATCACTAACATTATGCAAGCTTTAAGGGAACATCACTTATTTGCAAAAAGATCAAAATGCTCGTTTTTCTTACATCAAGTAGGATTCTTAGGTCATGTTATCAATTCTACAGGCATTCATTCAGATCCAGAAAAGATAGTATGCATTAAGAATTGGAGTGCTCCAAAGGATAACAAGAGTTGTCAGAGGTTCTTAGGTTTGATTGGTTACTATAGACGTttcattaaagatttttctAATATTGCTAAACCATTGAGGGAATACGCAAACGACAAATCAAAGAAAGTTAAATGGAACAAAGAACAAGAGTTTGCGTttgagaaattaaagagAGCATTGTTAGAAGCACCAGTACTAAAACCTTTTGACCACAATTTAGATGTAGTGGTTACGACGGATGCTAGCAACACGGCTATTGGCGGTACATTGGAATTATTCAAAGACGGAAGGTTTTACGGAGTAGTTGCCTACATGAGTAAAGCACTACATGGGCATGAATTAAACTGGCCTATTCGTGAAAAGGAATTTTTTGCAATCATTTGTTGTTTGGAGAAATGGAGACACTATCTACTCGGTAAAAAGTTCAAGTTGTATACTGACCATCAATCATTAAAGTATGTACTAACTGAGAGGAGTTTCAAATTAAGATTAGCAAGATGGTGGGAAGATATGGCAGAGTATAgctttgaaattgattatattaaaggaaaaacaaACCATGTCGACGCCTTATCAAGAATTAATCTAATGGATACTGAGTCCACAGAAAGGACTATATCTAGAATCTCATTGGATCCCCAATACCTCACTACATTACGAAAAGAATATCAAAAGGACCCTGAATTGTTAGACATATATTCCAATCTCCAAAAAGATACACCCTTACCACGGAAGTTCGTTACTATCATCAAACATTACTCCTTCAAAGACGGTTTACTTTACTACTCTGCTAAAATACCATTCGATTCAAGATTGGTTATACCCAAAGGTACTATTCGTCAAACATTAATACATTTACATCACGACTCGTTGCTAGCTGGTCATCCTGGTTCGTTCAGAACTTATCAAAACCTGGTAcatgattattattggcCTAACATGGTAAGTATCATCGAACAATACACCAGAACCTGTCCACAATGTCAACGTAACAAACATTCACGGATCCTCCCTCCTGGTATTTTCCAACCACTCGCTGTTCCATACCGCCCTTGGTCTTCAATAGGTATTGACTTTGTTTCCGGTATGAAAGAAGCACATAACTTCAATTGTGTACTAGTGGTTATCGACCGTCTAACGAAAATGGCACGTTTTATTCCAACGAAAAAGACGATCGACGCTAGTCACTGTGCTGACCTTCTAATCAACCATATAATCTGTCATCATGGTGTCCCAGATGAAATTGTGTCCGATAGAGACAAGCTATTTACTGGTAAAATTTGGGACCGTCTCAAACAAAGACTACGAATCCATCTTAAATTCACTACCTCATATAACCCAGCTTCCAACGGACAAACCGAACGAACCAATGACACTATGAGAAAGATTGTAGCCAGTTACACCAATCAACACGCCACTGATTGGCCAATGTACTGTTCTGTCGCTGCTTTTGCTTACAACAACACCTACCAGAGTAGCATCAAAACTACTCCCTTCTTTGCTAACTATGGTTTCCACCCAAGGTTGCCTGGTTTTACCAACCCCATACTTGACCACTCGCAGAATAATGAAGAGCAGCAAACCCCTAGTACCTCACAATCCAACTTAGACTATCACTTGCAAGCACTACAAAATATTATGGTTTCAATACAAACAAATATGGCTGATGCTCAAGACCGCCAATCTATTCACTTTAATGAACACCATCGTGTTACAAACTTCAAGGTTGGCGACTCAGTACTGGTTCATAAGGATGCCTACAACAATAAACCTTTTACCAAATTCCACCACTTGTGGTATGGTCCCTTCAAGATTATTGAAACATTGGGTGACCAAACCTACAGACTAAACTCTCAGCTTGGTAATCGTCGTACCAACACCTTCCACGTTCGAAGACTCAAGTTGTATAACCACCGTCAAGATAATGCCTATAATGTTCCACATACTGactataaaaataaattacatcTCATCGAACGTGTTGTTCGTATATTCCGTAATAGTACGTGTGAAGTCCAATGGTCAAATGCCGAAACATGGGATACTAGCATCATTCCACTCCACATCATTTTCAACTCTGAATACCGTCACCTACTCGATCCATATTATAATCCATCCACACAAGAAATTACCGTCACATCCTCTTAA
- the TPT1 gene encoding tRNA 2'-phosphotransferase (similar to Saccharomyces cerevisiae TPT1 (YOL102C); ancestral locus Anc_3.88): MVESEIAKRDIRISKALSYLLRHGAVKEGLSIDSDGYVDLSALLKHNRLKTYKCTRDDIHRVVETNEKKRFNIKKLENVEYICAVQGHSMKIINPDGKLLERITTLAQLPDTLVHGTTISSCIAILESGAIKKCGRNHVHLATGITGVNSSVISGMRLSSPVHIYLNLDKSLIDGIGLVKSLNNVYLTEDDIGLTFFKKVVIKLPIENRRKKAVAVNLAILLALLQDKNIPYEMLDGNSDKASHDLTMNAP, encoded by the coding sequence ATGGTGGAATCTGAGATCGCTAAGAGAGATATTAGGATCTCGAAGGCCTTATCCTATCTTCTCAGGCATGGGGCCGTCAAGGAAGGCTTGTCCATTGATTCTGATGGCTACGTTGACTTGTCTGCACTCCTCAAGCATAACAGGCTGAAGACGTATAAATGTACCCGTGATGATATTCATCGAGTAGTAGAGACAAACGAGAAGAAGCGTTTTAACATAAAAAAACTAGAGAATGTCGAATACATTTGTGCAGTCCAAGGACATTCGatgaaaattatcaatCCTGATGGTAAGTTGTTGGAGAGGATAACTACACTGGCTCAACTGCCAGATACATTGGTCCATGGCACGACTATATCAAGTTGTATTGCGATTCTTGAATCAGGAGCTATTAAAAAGTGTGGTAGGAACCATGTACACCTAGCTACTGGCATAACTGGCGTTAATTCTTCGGTAATAAGTGGTATGCGTCTCTCTAGCCctgtacatatatatttgaatttagatAAGAGTCTGATCGATGGCATAGGGCTTGTAAAGTCCTTAAACAACGTTTATCTGACAGAGGATGATATAGGACTtacatttttcaagaaagtCGTAATTAAACTaccaattgaaaatagaaGGAAGAAGGCTGTTGCTGTCAATTTGGCTATTCTATTAGCTTTGTTGCAGGACAAGAACATACCATATGAAATGCTGGACGGTAATAGCGATAAGGCATCTCATGACTTAACTATGAATGCACCATAA
- the NDAI0G04110 gene encoding uncharacterized protein (similar to Saccharomyces cerevisiae YOL107W; ancestral locus Anc_3.76) yields MRYSSDFIEVNIPRSLLRINEIPTATRILLLAYIFNTSCLFYIRNSTYYSLLASDASLKYSEVICPFLQLVPEKLAEYPLSIVFSNFVDTELWKILVNLVNIIIGGTFIEKNWNSSREVLIFTIVIGSITNISVVLCTFLFSQFFSGLNMKVPIDGNYTIIVGFPIIYKQLLPETTILNIKSPKIIAKNFRFKLLPIFTLCLLTGMQLIWFHHIAQLLSIWVTFFSCWIYLRFFQTLPFNENTIIGDASDTFQLIYFFPDIIKPVLKPIFDSVYNILCVKLKVIKPFEVIDIDKGNDIASQRGAKKIDATVEDRRRELALMVLQERIV; encoded by the coding sequence ATGCGGTATTCTTCGGACTTCATTGAGGTGAACATCCCTCGTTCCTTATTAAGAATTAATGAGATTCCAACCGCAACAAGAATCTTGCTATTGgcatatatattcaatacATCATGCCTTTTTTACATAAGGAACTCAACTTACTACAGCCTTTTAGCATCGGATGCCTCTCTGAAGTATTCTGAAGTGATATGTCCTTTTTTACAGCTGGTACCTGAGAAACTCGCAGAATATCCACTATCGATTGTGTTTTCTAATTTCGTTGATACCGAGTTATGGAAAATCTTAGTAAACTTGGtcaacattattattggtggaacatttattgaaaagaattgGAATAGCTCGAGAGAGGTTCTCATCTTTACTATAGTCATTGGCTCAATTACTAATATATCCGTTGTTTTATGTACTTTCCTTTTCtcccaatttttttctggCTTGAATATGAAAGTTCCGATTGATGGGAATTATACAATTATTGTTGGTTTTCcgataatatataaacaattGTTGCCAGAAACAACAATTCTTAATATAAAGTCGCCAAAAATTATTGCCAAAAACTTCagatttaaattattaccCATATTTACTTTATGTCTGTTGACCGGTATGCAACTCATCTGGTTCCATCATATAGCCCAGCTGCTTTCCATATGGGTAACGTTCTTCTCATGTTGGATTTATCTAAGGTTTTTCCAAACATTGCctttcaatgaaaatacGATAATCGGCGATGCTTCTGACACATTCCAACTAATATACTTTTTTCCAGATATAATAAAACCTGTGTTGAAACCCATTTTTGACTCTGTCTACAACATTTTATGTGTCAAACTTAAGGTGATTAAACCATTCGAGGTCATAGACATCGATAAGGGAAATGATATTGCAAGCCAAAGGGGTgcgaaaaaaattgatgcCACCGTCGAAGATAGGCGGAGGGAATTGGCTCTCATGGTCCTCCAAGAGAGGATCGTATAA